In Spirochaetota bacterium, one DNA window encodes the following:
- a CDS encoding HAD-IB family phosphatase — protein sequence MIKLSLYDFDKTIYKKDTGIVVLKYLFKKHPKTLLQIPKIVLSFTFYFLKIIPTHRLKEIFFSPISILTKEEWETFITDFWAIEKNNLFPNTCEQIEQDKKNGYIIGILSASAEIMLYPIMDIISIDFLIGTIFSTTESTVTSTIIGKNCKNEEKVSRLYKYIEAHYPNQKYTIDKMYSDSLHDLPLFNIAQQQFTVEANGTIRPGLPNPNNHL from the coding sequence ATGATAAAACTTTCACTTTATGATTTTGATAAAACTATCTACAAAAAAGATACAGGGATAGTGGTACTAAAGTATTTATTTAAAAAACATCCTAAGACTCTCTTACAAATACCAAAAATTGTATTATCATTTACATTTTATTTTCTAAAAATCATTCCTACACATAGATTAAAAGAAATATTTTTTTCTCCTATATCTATACTCACAAAAGAAGAGTGGGAAACTTTTATTACTGATTTTTGGGCTATAGAAAAAAATAATTTATTCCCTAATACTTGCGAACAAATAGAACAAGATAAAAAAAACGGTTATATTATTGGTATTCTATCTGCATCAGCTGAAATTATGCTATATCCTATTATGGATATAATCTCCATAGATTTTTTAATTGGAACTATTTTTAGTACTACAGAAAGCACTGTTACCAGCACTATTATTGGTAAAAATTGTAAAAATGAAGAAAAAGTATCTCGTTTGTACAAATATATAGAAGCACATTATCCAAATCAAAAATATACGATAGACAAAATGTACTCAGATTCTTTACATGATCTTCCTTTATTCAACATAGCTCAACAACAATTTACTGTAGAAGCTAATGGGACTATCAGACCAGGTTTACCAAACCCTAATAATCATTTATAA
- a CDS encoding peptidylprolyl isomerase — protein MFKYFGVLTLLIFAVSCGNNNTLVTYQIGGKTKKITSGQLLKDIRSLYPQVSEQDMENFLGNQDTLKLVAHSRLVEPEILTLESMKISNFIDSAEYQENIEQQKKILPYQLAYQKGQKIVQKELQRQSVEIAEVSRIMFTNGDPLQIGEEVDGISMISLLEELKNSETILEDIPVMAEKYSQEPLGAQTGGYLGSIQKGQFKSLDETVFTKKAKGLYPEIVIANDGSYIVFIHTSVQKKKVSELEKDGGMVSLAAIEANYIMDNFEYLYTVNPETPDIYTFNKKEIAVTDIKENQKLLKVWGKSYTATQLAPIFEILVGKSTQDYTPAIILQILSVSQQQQPVSSIAQQLAIMFKGYSDSLKNSKEYKDMLKSNLDSMKLENVYQIMSVEVFKDISTNVTDSEIKEFYNNPENKQILSYAQNGTPVYATLEESKENIKQAILTSRYTLVQSQFREKIANQYSIVWNDLELVKFIERLRKDYGVYIKKNSSKQNEENMMNLQ, from the coding sequence ATGTTTAAATATTTTGGAGTATTAACTTTATTGATATTCGCTGTTTCATGTGGAAACAACAATACTTTAGTAACTTATCAAATTGGTGGGAAAACTAAAAAAATAACATCTGGTCAATTGTTAAAAGATATAAGAAGTCTTTATCCACAAGTATCTGAGCAAGATATGGAAAATTTTTTAGGGAATCAAGATACCCTAAAATTAGTAGCGCATAGTCGTTTAGTAGAACCTGAAATTCTAACATTAGAATCTATGAAAATTTCTAATTTTATTGATAGTGCCGAATATCAAGAGAATATAGAGCAACAAAAAAAAATACTTCCTTATCAGTTGGCGTATCAAAAAGGTCAAAAAATAGTACAAAAAGAACTACAAAGACAAAGTGTTGAAATAGCTGAAGTCTCTCGTATTATGTTTACAAATGGAGATCCTTTACAGATCGGAGAAGAGGTTGATGGTATATCAATGATTTCTCTTTTAGAAGAATTAAAAAATAGTGAAACTATTTTGGAAGATATTCCTGTTATGGCTGAAAAATATTCTCAAGAACCTTTAGGTGCTCAAACAGGTGGATATCTTGGTAGTATTCAAAAAGGTCAGTTCAAATCATTAGATGAAACAGTCTTTACAAAAAAAGCAAAAGGTTTGTATCCTGAAATTGTTATAGCGAATGATGGTAGTTATATTGTTTTCATTCATACTTCTGTACAAAAAAAGAAAGTTTCAGAATTAGAAAAAGATGGCGGCATGGTTTCATTAGCGGCAATAGAAGCAAATTATATTATGGATAATTTTGAATATCTTTACACAGTTAATCCAGAAACTCCAGATATTTACACTTTTAATAAAAAAGAAATAGCTGTAACTGATATTAAGGAAAATCAAAAACTCCTTAAGGTTTGGGGTAAAAGTTATACAGCAACACAACTTGCTCCTATTTTTGAAATTCTAGTAGGTAAATCTACTCAAGATTATACACCAGCTATAATATTACAAATACTTTCTGTTTCTCAACAACAACAGCCAGTGTCATCAATAGCTCAGCAGCTAGCGATTATGTTTAAAGGTTATAGTGATAGTTTGAAAAACTCTAAAGAATATAAAGATATGTTAAAATCAAATCTAGATTCTATGAAATTAGAAAATGTTTATCAAATTATGTCTGTTGAGGTCTTTAAAGATATTTCGACGAATGTTACTGATTCAGAAATAAAAGAATTCTATAATAATCCTGAAAACAAACAAATCTTATCTTATGCACAAAATGGAACTCCTGTTTATGCAACATTAGAAGAATCTAAAGAGAATATTAAGCAAGCTATACTTACTAGTAGATATACACTTGTTCAAAGTCAATTTAGAGAAAAAATAGCTAATCAATACAGTATTGTTTGGAATGATTTGGAATTAGTTAAATTTATAGAGAGACTAAGAAAAGACTATGGGGTTTATATCAAAAAAAATTCTAGTAAACAAAATGAAGAAAATATGATGAATTTACAGTAA
- a CDS encoding VacB/RNase II family 3'-5' exoribonuclease — protein sequence MRDQDILEYINKKRNVSFAIIYKKFDIETPKQKKDIKTIIQQLQDQGNVSVDAKTHRIIAIGTKTLPRTSSSKGKTFERKDDRPIVRYTDNAEEDLALIKEKFQLPNDFNADIEREVHNEIWNNQHSIEKHRQDLRDLFVVTIDGADSKDLDDAVSISKSFFGGWELGVHIADVSHYVPQHTALDKEALSRANSYYFINKVTPMLPQMLSNDLCSLNPNVEKKAMSVFINFDNQGNVKKYRFTPSIIKTNYRMTYDRVEEMMKGSPDKDETLVKNIDLMSQLFRILHTRRMKNGSVDFNFKEKKIILDDNQLPTKIYQKDRLDSERLIEEFMLAANQATGEFLTKNGPGLYRVHDLPPVEKYQKLKNFAGKRGYKLPDVPKPKDLQLFIDSLVDSPVQMSGEILTLRSMAQAVYQQENIGHFGLGFTLYAHFTSPIRRYADLVVHRLIKYYLFKNEFDKIPYTKEELDNIATHISAQERIAMEAERDLCKIKSVRYMKPFEGETIKGTVSSIANFGLFVEDPTSGVEAMIRYSDMKEYINFNEEELIAYNRSKTKIYKIGMPITIRIVRVNVERGFIDAEEIL from the coding sequence TTGAGAGATCAAGATATATTAGAGTACATTAATAAAAAAAGAAATGTAAGTTTTGCTATCATTTACAAAAAATTTGATATAGAAACACCGAAACAAAAAAAAGATATTAAAACTATTATTCAACAATTACAAGATCAAGGCAATGTATCTGTTGATGCTAAGACTCATCGTATTATAGCGATAGGAACAAAAACATTACCGCGAACAAGTAGTTCTAAAGGTAAAACTTTTGAACGTAAAGATGATAGGCCTATTGTTCGTTATACAGATAACGCTGAAGAAGATTTGGCTTTAATAAAAGAAAAATTTCAATTGCCTAATGATTTTAATGCCGATATTGAGCGTGAAGTTCATAATGAAATTTGGAATAATCAACATTCTATAGAAAAACATAGGCAAGACCTTAGAGATTTGTTTGTTGTTACTATTGATGGTGCAGATTCTAAAGATTTGGATGATGCTGTCAGTATTTCTAAATCATTTTTTGGTGGTTGGGAATTAGGCGTGCATATTGCTGATGTGTCACATTATGTTCCTCAGCATACAGCACTTGACAAAGAAGCATTGAGTAGAGCTAATAGTTATTATTTTATTAATAAAGTAACACCGATGCTTCCACAAATGTTATCCAATGATCTATGTAGTTTAAATCCGAATGTAGAAAAAAAAGCTATGTCTGTTTTTATCAACTTTGACAATCAAGGTAATGTTAAAAAATATAGATTTACTCCTTCTATTATTAAAACAAATTATCGTATGACTTATGATAGAGTTGAAGAAATGATGAAGGGTAGTCCTGATAAAGATGAAACTTTAGTTAAAAATATTGATTTGATGAGTCAATTATTTCGAATTCTGCATACAAGAAGAATGAAAAATGGTAGTGTTGATTTTAATTTTAAAGAAAAAAAGATCATTCTTGATGACAATCAGTTGCCTACGAAAATTTATCAAAAAGATAGACTTGATTCAGAGCGTCTTATTGAAGAATTTATGCTAGCAGCCAATCAAGCTACAGGAGAATTCTTAACAAAAAATGGTCCTGGTTTGTATAGAGTTCATGATTTACCACCTGTTGAAAAATATCAAAAACTTAAAAATTTTGCAGGTAAAAGAGGCTATAAATTACCTGATGTTCCTAAACCAAAAGATCTTCAATTATTTATAGACTCATTGGTTGATTCTCCAGTGCAAATGAGTGGTGAAATACTCACCTTGCGTTCTATGGCTCAAGCTGTTTATCAGCAAGAAAATATAGGGCATTTTGGATTGGGCTTCACTTTGTATGCTCATTTTACTTCTCCTATTAGGCGGTATGCCGATCTTGTTGTTCATCGTTTAATTAAATATTATTTGTTTAAAAATGAATTTGATAAAATACCTTATACAAAAGAAGAATTAGATAACATTGCTACTCATATTTCTGCTCAAGAACGAATAGCAATGGAAGCTGAAAGAGATCTATGTAAAATCAAGTCTGTTCGTTATATGAAACCTTTTGAAGGAGAAACTATTAAAGGAACAGTTAGCTCTATAGCTAATTTTGGACTTTTTGTAGAAGATCCAACTTCTGGTGTAGAAGCAATGATACGTTATTCTGATATGAAAGAATATATTAATTTTAATGAAGAAGAGTTGATCGCGTATAATAGATCAAAAACAAAAATTTATAAAATAGGAATGCCTATAACTATTCGTATCGTACGAGTAAATGTAGAAAGAGGATTTATAGACGCAGAAGAAATTTTATAA
- a CDS encoding prolipoprotein diacylglyceryl transferase, which translates to MLIHPAIPVELFSIGPISIRWYSLMYIIGFMFFFGWTKYEISKDRLFISKSNKLTDSIELLSDQLFYMMLGLILGGRLGYVFLYNPRYYFLEDPLAIFRPWEGGMSFHGAFMGTYLGAMLGMYLFRNRRRDFTLLDLSDIVLTSVPFGLASGRFGNFINGELYGRPTDVAWRMLFPRRQELGHTGGALLPIEQVQTIIDSTKMILEKNVTEFIIGGQTFVQIPRHPSQLYHMFLEGIMTLIIQMFLYYKVPAAKYRGFLTGSFLISYSCSRIFTEFFREPDSQIGFLFGEWLTAGMIYSVPMFIIGIGLIRYSLITKQNNIIRVK; encoded by the coding sequence ATGTTAATACATCCAGCTATTCCCGTAGAACTTTTCAGTATAGGTCCCATAAGTATTCGTTGGTATAGCCTTATGTATATTATTGGTTTTATGTTTTTCTTTGGGTGGACTAAGTATGAAATCTCAAAAGATCGTTTGTTTATTTCAAAAAGTAATAAATTAACAGATTCTATCGAATTGTTAAGTGATCAATTATTTTATATGATGTTAGGATTAATTTTGGGCGGTCGTTTGGGCTATGTTTTTCTTTATAATCCTAGATATTATTTTTTAGAAGATCCATTAGCTATTTTTAGACCTTGGGAAGGTGGCATGAGTTTTCATGGTGCTTTTATGGGGACTTATCTTGGTGCAATGCTAGGTATGTACTTGTTCCGCAATCGAAGACGAGATTTTACTTTATTAGATTTGTCTGATATTGTGTTAACATCAGTTCCTTTTGGTCTTGCTAGTGGTCGTTTTGGAAACTTTATTAATGGTGAACTTTATGGGCGTCCTACTGATGTTGCTTGGCGAATGTTATTTCCTAGAAGACAAGAGTTAGGTCATACAGGTGGAGCGTTACTACCTATAGAACAAGTACAAACTATTATTGATTCTACCAAAATGATCTTAGAAAAAAATGTTACAGAATTTATTATAGGTGGTCAAACATTTGTACAAATTCCGCGTCACCCTTCTCAATTATATCATATGTTTTTGGAAGGTATAATGACTCTTATTATTCAAATGTTCTTATATTACAAAGTCCCTGCTGCTAAATACAGAGGATTTCTCACAGGATCATTTTTGATTTCTTATAGTTGTTCTCGTATTTTTACAGAATTTTTCAGAGAACCAGATTCTCAAATAGGATTTTTGTTTGGAGAATGGTTGACAGCGGGTATGATATACTCTGTTCCAATGTTTATTATTGGTATAGGATTAATACGATATAGTTTGATTACAAAACAAAACAATATTATTAGAGTAAAATAA
- the mutL gene encoding DNA mismatch repair endonuclease MutL, giving the protein MSSKITILDSATAMKIAAGEVIEKPASAVRELLDNAIDAEATWISIEVEQGGKEFISVQDNGLGMSEDDLQKAYLNHATSKIHNFDDLVRLKTFGFRGEALASLAEIAQLTIASREQEKDFGSELTITFGKRGLLSPKGMNQGTKISITNFFQNVPARLKFLSTDTSEYRAIIQEMIKKALAKPQTSFELSHNGEKKYQLNTSLDLYDRIVDLFPELKDVLQAFIYEEKGIKVYGFLSHPSWYKATRSYQYLFVNGRVIEWMAFRQQINIAYNNLLPPSKFPAVFCYIEINTELIDFNVHPQKKEIRFDNEKLVADIVRRAIRRGVEKSDFVLDASQQEEITQERSKSIVQYSSNKNMSSNYFGSTPLYSSKNNISHTTSKDRINSPLHSDQIQELFEKKEMNAYDIIISARYVGTIFNTFLIFEYQNFLYLIDFHALHERIRYENILNQYNKTIPSQYIIPIIFEVATHEAVIFEKIEYKLIQLGFQISQISESSFSVEGIPNVLSVGNAETVLRELFVEDLSIQDSHRWDSLCKMIACKGSARSGDTLSCDEIQVLLEEWKNCENPQSCPHGRPIVVPMSRGFFDKEFKRTGF; this is encoded by the coding sequence ATGTCGTCTAAAATTACTATTTTAGATTCGGCAACAGCTATGAAAATCGCAGCGGGAGAGGTCATTGAAAAGCCTGCTTCCGCTGTTCGTGAATTACTGGATAACGCTATTGATGCAGAAGCAACATGGATATCTATAGAAGTAGAGCAAGGTGGAAAAGAATTTATTTCTGTACAAGATAATGGACTTGGAATGTCAGAAGATGATTTACAAAAAGCATATCTTAATCATGCTACTAGTAAAATACACAATTTTGATGATCTTGTTCGATTAAAAACATTTGGGTTTCGAGGAGAAGCTTTGGCTAGTTTGGCTGAAATAGCTCAATTAACGATAGCTTCTCGTGAACAAGAAAAGGATTTTGGGTCAGAATTAACAATTACTTTTGGAAAAAGGGGTTTGTTATCTCCTAAAGGAATGAATCAAGGAACTAAAATTTCGATCACAAATTTTTTTCAAAATGTTCCAGCTCGTTTAAAATTTTTAAGTACAGATACTTCTGAATATAGAGCAATTATTCAAGAGATGATCAAAAAAGCTTTGGCAAAACCTCAAACATCTTTTGAGTTGTCCCATAATGGTGAAAAAAAATATCAGCTTAATACGAGTCTTGATTTATATGATAGAATAGTAGATTTGTTTCCAGAATTAAAAGATGTGTTACAAGCATTTATTTATGAAGAAAAAGGAATTAAAGTTTATGGATTTCTATCGCATCCTTCTTGGTATAAAGCAACAAGAAGTTATCAATACTTATTTGTTAATGGACGCGTTATAGAATGGATGGCTTTTCGTCAACAAATAAATATTGCTTATAACAATCTTCTTCCACCATCAAAATTTCCTGCAGTATTTTGTTATATAGAAATTAATACAGAGTTAATTGATTTTAATGTACATCCACAAAAAAAAGAAATTCGTTTTGATAATGAAAAACTCGTTGCAGATATAGTAAGACGAGCAATACGAAGAGGTGTAGAGAAGTCGGATTTTGTTTTAGATGCTTCTCAGCAAGAAGAAATCACACAAGAGAGATCAAAATCTATCGTGCAATATTCTTCTAATAAGAATATGTCTTCAAATTATTTTGGATCTACTCCACTATATTCTTCAAAAAATAATATATCACATACTACTTCTAAAGATAGAATTAATTCTCCTTTGCACAGTGATCAAATACAAGAGTTATTTGAAAAAAAAGAAATGAACGCTTATGATATTATAATATCAGCTCGTTATGTGGGTACTATTTTTAATACTTTTCTTATTTTTGAATATCAAAATTTTTTATATTTAATAGATTTTCATGCCTTACATGAAAGAATACGCTATGAAAATATATTAAATCAATATAACAAAACTATTCCTAGCCAATATATTATTCCTATTATTTTTGAAGTGGCCACACATGAAGCTGTAATTTTTGAAAAGATAGAATACAAATTAATTCAATTAGGATTTCAAATATCACAAATTAGTGAATCTAGTTTTTCTGTAGAGGGAATTCCTAATGTTCTCAGTGTAGGAAATGCAGAAACAGTATTAAGAGAATTGTTTGTAGAAGATCTCTCTATCCAAGATTCTCACCGTTGGGATTCTCTTTGTAAAATGATTGCTTGTAAGGGATCTGCTCGTTCTGGTGATACACTTTCTTGCGATGAGATTCAAGTATTACTCGAAGAATGGAAAAATTGTGAAAATCCTCAATCCTGTCCCCATGGAAGACCTATTGTTGTTCCTATGAGTAGAGGATTTTTTGACAAAGAATTTAAAAGAACAGGATTTTAA
- a CDS encoding stage II sporulation protein M, which yields MTNKYLQSIREYIFAIICAILFSITIPTDSIQSIQNIFVYFLSLIPLTTPSLLLVNLGTMILILICGLKYIESVSFFIVLNGVAFGIILAMYKSTILTFISLVFPHSIFETSLMIIYCSQVKFLSKAYKQKDYQQIKYSWRIIFFVCIPLWLISSILEGSSVIK from the coding sequence ATGACAAATAAATATTTACAAAGTATTAGAGAGTATATTTTTGCAATTATTTGTGCTATTTTATTTTCTATTACTATTCCTACTGATTCTATACAAAGTATACAAAATATCTTTGTATACTTCTTATCTCTAATTCCACTAACAACTCCTAGCTTGTTGTTAGTTAATTTAGGGACAATGATTTTGATTTTGATTTGTGGATTAAAATATATAGAAAGTGTTTCTTTTTTTATTGTACTGAATGGTGTTGCTTTTGGAATTATCTTAGCTATGTATAAATCAACGATATTAACTTTTATTAGTTTAGTATTTCCTCATTCGATATTTGAGACAAGTTTAATGATTATTTACTGTTCACAAGTAAAATTTCTTTCTAAAGCCTACAAACAAAAAGATTACCAACAAATTAAATATTCTTGGCGAATAATATTTTTTGTCTGTATACCATTATGGTTAATTTCTAGTATTTTAGAAGGATCTTCTGTTATCAAATAA
- the alr gene encoding alanine racemase — protein sequence MFLKATRAEINSKAFISNLNIFRQKIGSKKLCLAVKANAYGHGLLPIAILAQDNKVDMLAVARVDEGIILRRGGITIPILVLSPFIKQELKFIFQYKLTPMLTHLDYLEDIKNFSLQYKYPLSIHIKINTGMNRVGFSTVAIKQQLEPLLNNPSISITGIGSHFAYADEKTELAIQKTKEQIEMFKIAIDEISDFLDSDVIIHIANTAATINHIESHYNMVRIGIGAYGYSLDQDLGLIPILNFKSKVVYSQKITKGESVSYNGTWVATKDTNIALLPIGYGDGYPRSLSNKAHVKVGTQYFPVIGNICMDMMIIDTGEELIPIETDVLIMGNDALLNAEQLATQIGSISYEMLTSINERVPRIYI from the coding sequence ATGTTTCTCAAAGCAACTCGAGCTGAAATAAATTCTAAAGCATTCATTTCTAATTTAAATATTTTTCGTCAAAAAATTGGTTCTAAAAAATTATGTCTCGCTGTGAAGGCCAATGCTTATGGTCATGGATTATTACCAATAGCAATATTAGCACAGGATAACAAGGTAGATATGCTTGCTGTAGCTAGAGTCGATGAAGGAATTATTCTTCGTCGTGGTGGAATAACGATACCTATTTTAGTATTATCACCTTTTATCAAACAAGAGTTAAAGTTTATTTTTCAATACAAACTTACTCCTATGTTAACACATTTAGATTATTTGGAAGATATAAAAAATTTTTCATTACAATACAAATATCCTTTATCTATACATATAAAAATTAATACAGGAATGAATAGAGTTGGTTTTTCGACAGTAGCCATTAAACAACAATTAGAACCTTTGTTAAATAATCCATCAATTAGTATTACTGGAATAGGATCACATTTTGCTTATGCTGATGAAAAAACAGAACTAGCTATTCAAAAAACAAAAGAACAAATAGAAATGTTCAAAATAGCTATTGACGAAATTAGTGATTTTTTAGATAGTGATGTTATTATTCATATAGCAAATACGGCGGCAACAATTAATCATATAGAATCGCATTATAATATGGTTAGGATAGGAATAGGGGCTTATGGTTATTCTTTGGATCAAGATTTGGGATTGATCCCCATTCTTAATTTTAAATCAAAAGTAGTTTATTCTCAAAAAATTACTAAAGGAGAATCTGTATCTTATAATGGAACATGGGTAGCCACTAAAGATACGAATATAGCCTTATTACCTATAGGATACGGAGATGGTTATCCGAGATCTTTATCAAACAAAGCTCATGTCAAAGTAGGCACACAATATTTTCCTGTTATTGGAAATATCTGTATGGATATGATGATTATAGATACAGGAGAGGAACTTATTCCTATAGAAACAGATGTTTTGATTATGGGTAATGACGCATTATTAAATGCAGAACAATTAGCAACACAAATAGGTAGTATTTCTTATGAAATGTTGACATCTATTAATGAAAGAGTTCCTAGAATTTATATATAA
- the namA gene encoding NADPH dehydrogenase NamA, translating to MSVLFSPIIINNLALKNRIVMSPMCLGMSDNQGFVKEFHHIHYGARAIGQVGLIIIEATSVSPEGRITDADLGIWNNLHLAGLKELCETIKQQGSKAGIQIAHAGRKSNIPHTAMSCSNVVVDQRYSIPIEMTLEDIATVQDQFISSVKRAIEAGFDVIEIHAAHGYLIHQFLSPITNNRKDNYGDSPENRARFLKEILTRIREFYKGVLFVRISATDYKKEGLQVTDYIQLFKDIDSIDFVDVSSGGIIDDLNIKIYPGYQVPLSKMLKKHISIPVGAVGIIKKAKQAEKILQQNKADLIFLGRALNKNPNWAIQAAHDLKEAIDLPKAYKTSF from the coding sequence ATGAGTGTTTTATTTTCTCCTATAATTATTAATAATTTAGCATTAAAAAATCGTATTGTGATGTCTCCTATGTGTCTAGGCATGTCTGATAATCAAGGTTTTGTAAAAGAATTCCACCATATACATTATGGTGCAAGAGCCATAGGTCAAGTAGGACTTATTATTATAGAAGCCACAAGTGTTTCTCCAGAAGGCCGTATAACAGATGCAGATCTTGGAATATGGAATAATCTACATCTTGCAGGACTCAAAGAATTGTGCGAAACCATCAAACAACAAGGTTCTAAAGCTGGAATACAGATAGCTCATGCAGGACGAAAAAGTAATATTCCTCATACTGCTATGAGTTGTAGTAATGTCGTTGTTGATCAACGCTATTCTATTCCTATAGAAATGACTCTCGAAGATATCGCTACCGTACAAGATCAGTTTATTAGTAGTGTGAAAAGAGCTATTGAGGCAGGATTCGATGTAATCGAAATTCATGCAGCCCATGGATATCTAATACATCAATTTTTATCACCTATAACAAATAATAGAAAAGATAATTACGGCGATTCTCCAGAAAATAGAGCTCGTTTTTTAAAAGAAATTCTTACTCGTATTAGAGAATTTTATAAAGGTGTATTATTTGTTCGTATATCGGCTACTGATTATAAAAAAGAAGGATTGCAAGTTACTGATTATATACAATTATTTAAAGATATTGATAGTATAGATTTTGTTGATGTTAGCTCTGGTGGTATTATTGATGATCTGAATATCAAAATATATCCTGGCTATCAAGTACCTTTATCTAAAATGTTAAAGAAGCATATTTCTATTCCTGTAGGAGCAGTAGGAATAATAAAAAAAGCTAAACAAGCTGAAAAAATACTACAACAAAACAAAGCTGATCTTATATTCCTTGGTCGTGCTCTAAATAAAAATCCAAATTGGGCTATTCAAGCAGCTCATGATCTCAAAGAAGCTATTGATCTTCCAAAAGCTTATAAAACAAGTTTTTAG
- a CDS encoding ankyrin repeat domain-containing protein — protein MSDIKNSWFKSCEDGKTKDVKYLIEDGTNINAKTEDDNSTGLILASEKGHIEIVKILINAEADISAKDIDGNSALMWASSEGHIDVVRALLKAKARINSPNNTGETALMLAAFNGHIEVAKALLIAGADIHATNNNNETVLMFAAFNGYTDMAKYLIKSGVDVQLKDDDSKTALEWATSNGHVEIIGILIEAGAEK, from the coding sequence ATGAGTGATATCAAAAATTCATGGTTTAAATCTTGCGAAGACGGAAAAACCAAAGATGTGAAATATCTGATAGAAGATGGGACTAATATCAATGCCAAAACAGAAGATGATAACAGTACAGGCTTGATATTAGCTTCAGAAAAAGGGCATATTGAAATAGTCAAAATACTCATAAACGCTGAGGCTGATATTAGTGCCAAAGATATCGACGGTAATTCTGCCTTAATGTGGGCTTCTAGTGAGGGACATATAGATGTTGTAAGGGCTCTTCTCAAAGCTAAAGCTAGAATTAATAGTCCAAACAATACTGGAGAGACGGCTTTAATGTTGGCTGCATTTAATGGACACATAGAAGTAGCCAAAGCCCTCCTTATTGCTGGAGCTGATATCCATGCTACCAACAATAATAATGAAACAGTACTAATGTTTGCTGCTTTTAATGGATACACAGACATGGCAAAATATCTTATAAAATCAGGTGTTGATGTTCAATTAAAAGATGACGATAGTAAAACAGCCTTAGAGTGGGCAACTTCTAATGGACACGTCGAAATCATAGGTATACTCATAGAAGCCGGTGCTGAAAAATAA